A window from Gopherus flavomarginatus isolate rGopFla2 chromosome 4, rGopFla2.mat.asm, whole genome shotgun sequence encodes these proteins:
- the RDH14 gene encoding LOW QUALITY PROTEIN: retinol dehydrogenase 14 (The sequence of the model RefSeq protein was modified relative to this genomic sequence to represent the inferred CDS: deleted 2 bases in 1 codon) yields MKLPVPECKAKGTALANRYLTTCARLWASCGGRAGCALGKTPGRVSFGPCSRLPPGPESWAMAAAVLLAAALGGGLLLIARRYLTGAGRASRAATAALMRGKTVIVTGANSGLGRATAAELLRMQARVIMGCRDRGRAEQAAREIRAELGAQAEGGELVIRELDLASLRSVRSFCQRVLQEEPRLDVLINNAGIFQCPYMKTEDGFEMQFGVNHLGHFLLTNLLLGLLKSSAPSRIVVVSSKLYKYGEINFEDLNSEISYNKSFGYSRSKLANILFTRELARRLEGTGVTVNVLHPGIVRTNLGRYMNIPLLAKPLFNLVSWAFFKTPLEGAQTSIYLASSAEVEGVSGKYFGDCKEEELLPKAMDDLVARKLWDISEVMVGLLK; encoded by the exons ATGAAACTACCAGTCCCAGAATGCAAAGCGAAGGGGACCGCGCTGGCCAATCGGTATCTAACCACCTGTGCGCGGCTCTGGGCATCCTGCGGCGGT AGGGCCGGCTGCGCCCTGGGAAAAACGCCGGGCCGGGTGTCGTTCGGCCCCTGCTCGCGGCTCCCTCCTGGCCCGGAGAGCTGGGCTATGGCCGCTGCGGTGCTGCTGGCCGCGGCGCTGGGCGGGGGGCTGCTGCTCATCGCCCGTCGCTACCTGACCGGGGCCGGCCGGGCTTCGCGGGCCGCGACTGCCGCGCTGATGCGGGGCAAGACGGTGATCGTCACGGGCGCGAAcagcgggctgggccgggccaCCGCGGCCGAGCTGCTGCGGATGCAGGCCCGGGTGATCATGGGCTGCCGGGACCGCGGCCGGGCCGAGCAGGCGGCCCGCGAGATCCGCGCCGAGCTGGGCGCCCAGGCGGAGGGCGGGGAGCTGGTGATCAGGGAGCTGGACCTGGCCTCGCTGCGCTCCGTGCGCAGCTTCTGCCAGCGGGTGCTGCAG GAAGAGCCGAGACTGGATGTTCTGATCAATAATGCGGGGATATTCCAGTGTCCATACATGAAGACAGAGGATGGTTTCGAGATGCAGTTTGGTGTCAACCACTTGGGTCATTTCTTGCTCACTAACCTCCTCCTTGGCCTCCTCAAAAGTTCTGCCCCAAGCAGGATTGTGGTAGTTTCTTCCAAACTTTACAAATATGGAGAGATCAACTTTGAAGACTTGAACAGTGAGATAAGTTATAATAAAAGTTTTGGCTACAGTCGCAGTAAACTGGCTAACATACTATTCACCAGGGAGCTAGCCCGCCGATTGGAAGGCACAGGAGTCACTGTCAACGTGCTTCATCCCGGTATAGTCCGAACCAATCTAGGCAGATACATGAATATTCCTTTGCTGGCAAAACCCCTCTTCAATTTGGTGTCATGGGCTTTCTTCAAAACCCCATTGGAAGGAGCCCAGACTTCTATTTATTTGGCCTCCTCTGCAGAAGTAGAGGGTGTGTCAGGCAAGTATTTTGGGGATTGCAAAGAGGAGGAACTGCTGCCTAAAGCCATGGATGATTTAGTTGCAAGAAAACTTTGGGATATCAGTGAAGTGATGGTTggattattaaaataa
- the NT5C1B gene encoding cytosolic 5'-nucleotidase 1B: MSSCSSDKSPSSSACGNIQLTPAQEQAAAVGAEQDWAAAKAFYDNLVSTKRPRPPKPQNAITVAVSSRALFDMVKDRKIYEEEGVETYVKYQEENENVPLNPGPAFYFVKALEQVNARLRELYPNDEELFDIVLMTNNHAQVGVRLINSINHYGLSIERFCMTGGESPIGYLTAYLTNLYLSADSEKVQEAIEAGIASATMFTANKDIPYCDKQLRVAFDGDAVIFSDESEQIVKEHGLDRFFEHEQMNENKPLAQGPLKGFLEDLGKLQKKFYAKDERLDCPIRTYLVTARSAASSGARVLKTLRSWGLEIDEALFLAGAPKGPILVKIRPHIFFDDQMFHIEGAQQLGTVAAHVPYGIGQKYNKSKPKDDTVKK, translated from the exons ATGAGCTCCTGCAGCTCGGACAAGTCGCCGAGCAGCTCGGCCTGCGGCAACATCCAGCTCACCCCGGCGCAGGAGCAGGCGGCGGCGGTCGGCGCCGAGCAGGACTGGGCAGCGGCCAAGGCTTTCTACGACAACCTGGTCTCCACCAAGAGACCCCGACCG cctAAGCCTCAAAATGCCATCACTGTGGCAGTCTCCTCCCGGGCTCTCTTTGACATGGTGAAAGACAGGAAAATCTATGAAGAAGAAGGGGTGGAAACCTATGTGAAGTACCAGGAGGAGAACGAGAACGTCCCCCTGAACCCCGGGCCAGCTTTCTATTTTGTCAAG GCACTAGAACAGGTCAATGCCCGGCTTCGTGAGCTGTACCCTAATGATGAAGAGCTATTTGATATTGTTCTGATGACTAATAACCATGCTCAAGTGGGAGTGAGACTCATAAACAGCATCAATCACTATg GTTTATCAATTGAACGCTTCTGTATGACTGGTGGAGAAAGCCCTATTGGTTACCTAACAGCATATCTTACCAACTTATACCTTTCTGCTGACTCTGAAAAAGTCCAAGAAGCTATAGAAGCAG GTATTGCATCTGCTACAATGTTCACTGCAAATAAAGACATACCTTACTGTGATAAGCAGCTGAGGGTGGCGTTTGATGGGGATGCTGTTATCTTTTCTGACGAGTCAGAGCAGATCGTCAAAGAGCATGGATTAGATAGATTTTTTGAACACGAACAGATGAATGAGAATAAGCCCCTTGCACAG GGTCCCTTGAAAGGTTTTCTTGAAGACTTAGGGAAGCTGCAGAAGAAATTTTATGCAAAAGACGAACGATTAGATTGTCCTATAAGGACCTACCTCGTCACAGCTAGAAGTGCCGCAAGTTCTGGAGCCAGAGTGCTGAAGACTCTCCGTAGCTGGGGTTTGGAGATTGATGAGGCACTTTTCCTTGCAGGAGCTCCTAAAGGACCAATTTTGGTGAAAATACGGCCTCATATTTTCTTTGATGATCAGATGTTTCACATTGAAGGAGCACAACAACTGGGTACTGTAGCAGCACATGTACCTTATGGCATTGGTCAGAAGTACAACAAATCCAAACCTAAAGATGACACTGTTAAAAAATAG